One region of Macadamia integrifolia cultivar HAES 741 chromosome 11, SCU_Mint_v3, whole genome shotgun sequence genomic DNA includes:
- the LOC122092799 gene encoding reactive Intermediate Deaminase A, chloroplastic-like: MAWSVARFFSVTAAVVDLRALRTRSPLAIGLGCASLAGSSLWHSSSSSRSHQPFASMSVSADAGLGLKEAVQTEKAPAALGPYSQAIKANNMVYVSGVLGLVPETGKFIADGVEEQTEQLLKNMGEILKASGASYSSVVKTTIMLADLNDFKKVNEIYGKYFPPPAPARSTYQVAALPLDAKIEIECIASL, encoded by the exons atggcgTGGAGTGTCGCAAGATTTTTCTCTGTGACGGCGGCCGTTGTCGATCTGCGCGCATTGCGAACACGGTCTCCACTCGCTATTGGCTTGGGCTGCGCTTCTCTTGCCGGCTCCAGCTTGTGGCACTCTTCATCTTCCTCGCGATCGCACCAGCCCTTTGCTTCCATGAGTGTTTCTGCTGACGCCG gtttaggtttaaagGAGGCAGTTCAAACAGAAAAGGCACCTGCGGCATTGGGACCATATTCGCAGGCCATCAAAGCAAATAATATGGTCTACGTGTCTGGCGTTCTGGGTCTTGTTCCAGAG ACTGGGAAATTCATCGCAGATGGTGTAGAGGAGCAAACAGAGCAG CTTCTCAAGAACATGGGTGAAATACTGAAAGCCAGTGGTGCTAGTTATTCTTCAGTTGTTAAGACAACAATTAT GTTGGCAGACTTGAATGATTTCAAGAAAGTGAATGAGATCTATGGTAAAT ATTTCCCACCACCTGCACCGGCACGTTCAACATACCAGGTTGCAGCATTGCCTCTGGATGCAAAGATTGAAATTGAATGCATCGCTTCTCTCTAG
- the LOC122093074 gene encoding uncharacterized protein LOC122093074 — protein sequence MATFAMNRRVRSSCRSPAKREEVFYRYLKPGALAQLRDSKINARSQRRDLQTQIHLYRVTSSSLALSTGTNIQPQIDGFPCFVGRTYGPRCPQRKKLVAAKSFYFLSSNPSSPVPDTRESLLDVLSTDLVVSH from the coding sequence ATGGCCACATTCGCCATGAATCGTAGAGTTCGAAGTTCTTGCAGATCACCAGCGAAAAGAGAAGAGGTTTTCTACAGATACTTAAAGCCAGGGGCACTTGCCCAACTTAGGGACTCGAAAATCAATGCCAGATCTCAGAGACGGGACTTACAAACTCAGATCCATCTTTATCGAGTTACTTCGTCGTCGTTGGCGTTGTCGACTGGAACCAATATACAGCCTCAGATCGATGGCTTCCCTTGTTTTGTTGGGAGGACTTATGGCCCTAGATGCCCACAAAGGAAGAAGCTTGTTGCGGCTAagtctttctattttttgagtTCTAACCCTTCTAGTCCCGTTCCAGACACTCGAGAGTCTCTCTTAGATGTATTGAGTACCGATCTTGTTGTTTCTCATTGA